In Chlorogloeopsis sp. ULAP01, the genomic stretch TTTGAAGTAAGGTAATACTTCTTTATAACTCCAACCTTCATTACCTAAATCGTACCAATTATCATAATCACGCCAGTCGCCACGAATATAAATCATGGCATTGATAGAACTACTTCCGCCTAAAAGTTTACCACGAGGCCAATATAACTGTCGATTATTTAAGTGAGATTGCTTTTCAGTATAATAAGCCCAATCATATTCAGTTTTAAATAGTTTGTAAAAGCTCGCTGGAATATGAATTTCTTGTTTTTGATCTGGTTTTCCTGCTTCCAAAAGTAGTACTGTAGTTGTTGGTTCTTCTGTTAAACGATTAGCCAGAACACAACCTGCTGAACCTGCACCAACAATTACATAGTCATACATTGAAGATACCTCATCGTAATTTTTTAATAATAATATTTGTAAGTGGCACTTTTATATGACTCATTTTTATTTTTGAAATATGCGTAGGGTGTGTTAGCGAAGCATAACGCACCTTCCAAAGACTTAGATTTTTCAAAAATCAAATCGGATTACTATATTTAATTAGCCTTACTAATGATTTATTATTAAATAATTTTAATTCAGACACATTTTTTTAAGACACAAATCCTTGGCTTCTGGTAAGAAGTCGGGAATCTTGTTTATCACAAATATCTTAGACTACTATTTTTCGTTTATCCCAAAATCTATTCTTTGCATCTGTCAAAACAGCCAAATGCTGCGAAACCTATTTCTACCTACGGTGGGGTTAATCCATAAGAGCTGATTTATAAGATTTTGTGAGTGAGGTGCAGTTAATAGATATCTGTAATTTTCACTACGCACTTTTGGTAAAGCAACTGGAGACATTTTATGACATTTGCAACTGATGAAAGAACAAAACAGGCTGTAGAGCAATTTCGCGGCTTTGATGTTGATACTCAATTAGCATTACTGTGGTTCGGGTATCTAGATATTAAAGATAAATTGATACCAGCAAATCAAACTTCTGCACAAGATACTGCTGCTGCTTTGTACGATCAAATCCAAGCAAAGTCTAAGGAAGAACAGCTACAAGCACAACGCGATCTCGCTAGCCGTGCAGATACGGATATTAGCCGTGCCTATACTGCTTTGAGTTCTAGCGCCAAATTAGATGTATGGTTGCGTCTAGCACGAGGCATGGAAAACGATATTATTATTCCAATGCCCTCTGACTATAAATTGCCCGAAAACACAAAAGGTTTCGTGGATACCATCAAAAGTTTGGAATTTGAACAGCGCGTTGATTTCACCCGTAGTGTTGTGATGGAAATGGGTGCTAAGTAAGTAGAGGATAGGAAATAGGGAACAGGGAGCAGAGAAAAACTGTAACCTGTTCCCTGTATCATGTTACCTACTGAAGTGCCTCCTATTCAGGACGCAGAATGCCATACTGAATCAGATCAAAGCGCTTTCCCTCACGTTGGATAAAGCTGCACTGAATTTCTTCTTGACGAAAACCCACTTTTTCATGAGCTTTCATTGAGCGGATATTATAGCTAATGGTTGTTGAGCCTACCCGATAGAGGTTTAACTCCCGAAAAGCATAACCGAGAATAATTTGCAGCGCATCTGTGCCATAGCTTTTACCCCAATATGCGCGATCGCCAATCGCAATACCTAGTGATGCAACCTGGTGCATCCACTGGATCGCAGCCAAACCAACTAAACCATCTTCATTTCCAACTCTTTAGTTGTTGCCTCAGTTCCTCTATATCTAAACAATCGCTAGCAAAAGCTTTGCGCAAAAGCGGGTGAGGAATAAAGCGATCGTACTTTTGCATTTCTGGTGCTTCCGCATCACTTAATAAATCTTCTGCTGTAATTCTTTGTTCACATAAAGAGATAATTTCTGGATATAAAGATTGAATTTTATCCTTACCTAATTTCAGAGTTAGAAAATAGGGATTTACACAGTTAATAATTTTAATTTCTAAAGATTCCCGACAAAAAGAATTAAGCAATCTTTCAAGAGTGCGAAAAGCTTTCGTACCTAACCAGGGGAAAATACAACATTGATTTTTTGCTAATTGCACAATATTTTTTTGAGCTAATCCATCATTTTGGGCTAGTTTGCGAACTGACTGCAAACGTTTGCTCGCATTCTTTTGTAAGTAAGGATATTCTACATCTTCAATCAATACCTGTCGCATCCTTTGTAAAATCCGTGTATGAATAGAACCACTACCGCCACGCCAAAAAATACTTGCTTCTCCTTCCACTGGCTTAACTAATATAATCTTTTTTTTGAAGTCAATTTCTACAACTTCCCAAGTTTTACCTGCCAACGCAAACTGATTTCCAACAGGTAGTGGCATGACGATACTACCAATTTCCGTTTTATCTTGTTTAACACTATATTCTTCGTTATCTGGAAATACAGCATAAAATTGAAATTTACTAACTATCTTTTCTCCTCCCAATCCCAAA encodes the following:
- a CDS encoding orange carotenoid protein N-terminal domain-containing protein, with product MTFATDERTKQAVEQFRGFDVDTQLALLWFGYLDIKDKLIPANQTSAQDTAAALYDQIQAKSKEEQLQAQRDLASRADTDISRAYTALSSSAKLDVWLRLARGMENDIIIPMPSDYKLPENTKGFVDTIKSLEFEQRVDFTRSVVMEMGAK